Proteins encoded together in one Planctomyces sp. SH-PL14 window:
- a CDS encoding DinB family protein: MDARQAIRTQLELSQFVCLGYLEDLSDGDLLLRPHPGANHINWQVGHLVGSEHNHIGRFAPGQMPQLPDRLPELYSREAVQVDDPALLLPKAVLLDAFRQQRAATLRLLEAASDADLDIPTGVPYAPTRGAMFAMQGSHWLMHSGQWVIVRRMLGKGAMF; the protein is encoded by the coding sequence GTGGACGCACGCCAGGCGATTCGCACGCAACTGGAACTCTCGCAGTTCGTCTGCCTCGGCTATCTCGAGGACTTGTCGGACGGCGACCTGCTGCTCCGGCCCCACCCGGGGGCGAACCACATCAACTGGCAGGTGGGCCACCTCGTCGGCTCCGAGCACAACCACATCGGCCGGTTCGCTCCCGGCCAGATGCCCCAGCTTCCGGACCGGCTTCCTGAGCTGTATTCCCGCGAGGCGGTCCAGGTGGACGACCCGGCCCTTCTGCTGCCCAAGGCGGTTCTGCTCGATGCGTTCCGGCAGCAGCGGGCCGCCACGCTCCGTCTTCTTGAAGCCGCGAGCGATGCGGACCTCGATATCCCGACGGGCGTCCCTTACGCCCCGACGCGGGGGGCGATGTTCGCCATGCAGGGGAGCCACTGGCTGATGCACAGCGGCCAGTGGGTCATCGTCCGCCGGATGCTGGGGAAGGGGGCGATGTTCTGA
- a CDS encoding right-handed parallel beta-helix repeat-containing protein, whose protein sequence is MFRSASLEALVRRLTRRHSHSGSFCRSSRFPRITAALLGTCVSGWMVSAGAAPALAKEDPEWTQWEEESPNGKPASGSATSTSTSTPTRAPRVEPAVDSSQYMGAIGRGGHLAAPTFGREESISPIEFMPFLMLEEHMFFGDARGFLSNRGQGGGNLGLGYRYLDNPAHAWYGASFWYDIDNSTGYHFQDVGISLEAMVERWEFRGNFYAPVGPETKDLGSFNSNARFAGTQLLFDSTRYTGTAMRGFDIEAGYSLPVDLRGVNDQLRGFLGYYYFTGKNVDDINGVKARVELELSSTVTTNLQFTHDNTFGTNLMVGAQLNLPFGKSNPASQWREDAPNPFRYVERNYNVIVDRTVDFESGVVARDANGNAFVVGQIDSTVGAGGTGAVNDPFGSVAEAQANLTGVNLLFVRSGSVLNEQITLANGQQLIGEGAGASIAVQGYGTLALPTLGPGGGGAGTPIIQGVAGPAVTLGSGSRIAGFTINNITGDAIVGSGINGASVQNVSFNNISGNGIALTNATGNIDLSGLSFDTIGGNGLLISGGSANITASATFQDVTGDGIVVQNTTGGSVTLTDVNVTNAGGRGLFLSNLLGNFFSNNLGIDGTGGNGIEIVGGTGTMEFNGDTTVADPTGSGFVLNASDANVSVNNLTVTSSSASDAVEIDQATGEVFFNRLTVNTSNAASRGLVITDSDDVEIDNGSITANGSAAVDIDNSTIDIRLQSVFANGGAVGIRVLDSDGVFFVIGNASAGSGGTIQNVTNAVIAQNSGTIALQRMTFTNNTNGIVTSGNELVSLSGLTVSGTTNYAYDSLNDELVSIANSTFTNNGTDGTIRIRADVDGTYQYQLLSNTITDTSGTAVSISNSGAAVGADVTLIAQMNTISINQNDESAFEVLWNGPLGINYAGNTVTMLGNNQIGLNLHALSTTDQLSGTISNNALTMSGNNGIGYRIEAEDTSSMLISQNGVTMNGGFGTGFWFDFADATDSFIHTNGVIDNGGSGTGIRFNAVAANSRLQIDNNYLNFASSSPAVDQGIVFSNVSSTIQLFSTTSNTITGATNAIILPGVGQATGSIIINGAAVAAP, encoded by the coding sequence ATGTTTCGGTCTGCGTCGCTGGAAGCGCTCGTCCGCCGCCTCACCCGTCGCCATTCCCATTCCGGCAGTTTCTGCCGGTCGTCCCGCTTCCCCCGTATCACGGCCGCCCTGCTGGGGACCTGTGTGAGCGGCTGGATGGTCTCCGCCGGAGCGGCTCCCGCTCTCGCCAAAGAGGACCCGGAGTGGACCCAGTGGGAGGAAGAGTCTCCCAACGGCAAGCCCGCCTCCGGCTCCGCCACGTCGACGTCGACATCAACTCCGACCCGGGCCCCCCGCGTCGAGCCCGCCGTCGATTCCTCGCAGTATATGGGAGCGATCGGCCGCGGCGGACACCTGGCCGCCCCGACCTTCGGGCGGGAGGAGTCGATCAGCCCGATCGAGTTCATGCCGTTCCTCATGCTCGAAGAGCACATGTTCTTCGGCGATGCCCGCGGTTTCCTCTCGAACCGCGGCCAGGGGGGCGGAAACCTCGGCCTCGGTTACCGCTACCTCGATAACCCGGCTCACGCCTGGTACGGGGCGAGCTTCTGGTACGACATCGACAACAGCACCGGATACCACTTCCAGGACGTCGGCATCAGCCTGGAAGCGATGGTCGAGCGGTGGGAGTTCCGCGGGAACTTCTACGCGCCGGTCGGCCCGGAGACCAAAGACCTCGGGAGTTTCAACTCGAACGCCCGGTTCGCCGGGACGCAGCTCCTGTTCGACTCGACCCGCTACACCGGGACGGCAATGCGGGGCTTCGACATCGAAGCGGGCTACTCGCTGCCGGTCGACCTCCGCGGCGTCAACGACCAGCTCCGCGGTTTCCTGGGGTACTACTACTTCACCGGCAAGAACGTCGACGACATCAACGGCGTGAAGGCCCGCGTCGAGCTGGAGCTCTCCAGCACCGTCACCACGAACCTGCAGTTCACGCACGACAACACGTTCGGCACGAACCTCATGGTGGGGGCCCAGCTCAACCTGCCGTTCGGCAAGAGCAACCCCGCCTCGCAGTGGCGTGAAGACGCTCCCAATCCGTTCCGGTACGTCGAACGCAACTACAACGTGATCGTCGACCGGACCGTCGACTTCGAGTCCGGCGTCGTCGCCCGCGATGCCAACGGCAACGCCTTCGTCGTCGGCCAGATCGACAGCACCGTCGGAGCCGGCGGGACCGGGGCGGTCAACGATCCGTTCGGAAGCGTCGCGGAAGCCCAGGCCAACCTGACGGGAGTCAACCTGCTCTTCGTCCGCTCCGGCTCGGTGCTCAACGAGCAGATCACGCTCGCCAACGGTCAGCAGCTGATCGGCGAGGGAGCCGGGGCCAGCATTGCGGTCCAGGGTTACGGCACGCTCGCGCTGCCGACGCTCGGGCCCGGCGGCGGAGGGGCAGGAACGCCGATCATCCAGGGGGTCGCGGGGCCGGCGGTCACGCTCGGTTCCGGCAGCCGGATTGCCGGGTTCACCATCAACAACATCACCGGGGATGCGATCGTCGGCAGCGGCATCAACGGCGCCTCGGTCCAGAACGTCTCGTTCAACAACATCAGCGGGAACGGGATCGCCCTCACGAACGCGACCGGGAACATCGACCTCTCGGGGCTCAGCTTTGACACGATCGGCGGCAACGGCCTGCTGATCAGCGGCGGCTCGGCCAACATCACCGCCTCCGCGACGTTCCAGGACGTCACCGGCGACGGCATCGTGGTCCAGAACACGACCGGCGGCTCGGTGACCCTGACGGACGTCAACGTGACGAACGCCGGCGGCCGCGGCCTGTTCCTGAGCAACCTCCTGGGGAACTTCTTCTCGAACAACCTCGGCATCGACGGGACCGGCGGGAACGGGATCGAGATCGTCGGCGGGACCGGGACGATGGAATTCAACGGAGACACGACCGTCGCCGACCCGACGGGAAGTGGCTTCGTCCTGAACGCCTCCGACGCCAACGTCAGCGTCAACAACCTGACGGTCACCAGTTCCTCCGCCTCCGACGCGGTCGAGATCGACCAGGCGACCGGCGAAGTCTTCTTCAACCGCCTGACGGTCAACACGAGCAACGCCGCGAGCCGAGGCCTCGTGATCACGGACTCGGACGACGTCGAGATCGACAACGGCAGCATCACCGCCAACGGCTCCGCGGCGGTGGACATCGACAACTCGACGATCGACATCCGCCTCCAGTCGGTCTTCGCCAACGGCGGGGCGGTCGGGATCCGGGTCCTCGATTCGGACGGCGTGTTCTTCGTCATCGGAAATGCGTCCGCCGGGAGCGGCGGCACGATCCAGAACGTGACGAACGCCGTCATCGCCCAGAACTCGGGGACGATTGCCCTGCAGCGGATGACCTTCACGAACAACACGAACGGGATCGTCACCTCGGGGAACGAGCTCGTCTCGCTGAGCGGGCTGACGGTGTCCGGGACGACGAACTACGCCTACGACTCTCTCAACGACGAACTGGTATCGATCGCGAACTCAACGTTCACCAACAACGGAACCGACGGCACGATCCGGATCCGGGCGGATGTCGATGGGACGTATCAGTACCAGTTGCTCTCGAACACGATCACGGACACCAGCGGAACGGCGGTCTCGATCTCGAACTCGGGGGCGGCGGTCGGGGCGGACGTCACGCTCATCGCGCAGATGAACACGATCAGCATCAACCAGAACGACGAGTCGGCCTTCGAAGTCCTGTGGAACGGCCCGCTTGGCATCAACTATGCCGGCAACACGGTGACGATGCTCGGAAACAACCAGATCGGCTTGAACCTGCACGCCCTGTCGACGACCGATCAGCTCTCGGGGACGATCAGCAACAACGCCCTGACGATGAGCGGAAACAACGGGATCGGCTACCGCATCGAGGCGGAGGACACCAGCAGCATGCTGATCTCGCAGAACGGCGTGACGATGAACGGCGGTTTCGGGACCGGGTTCTGGTTCGACTTCGCCGACGCGACCGACTCCTTCATTCACACGAACGGTGTGATCGACAATGGCGGCAGCGGGACCGGGATCCGGTTCAATGCGGTGGCGGCGAACTCCCGGCTGCAGATCGACAACAACTACCTGAACTTTGCGTCGAGCAGTCCGGCGGTCGATCAGGGGATTGTGTTCAGCAATGTCTCGTCGACGATCCAGCTCTTCAGTACGACGAGCAACACGATCACCGGGGCGACGAACGCGATCATCCTGCCGGGAGTCGGCCAGGCGACCGGATCGATCATCATCAACGGTGCCGCGGTGGCAGCTCCATGA
- the recJ gene encoding single-stranded-DNA-specific exonuclease RecJ has translation MPDRWKFAPHDRAVVGRIVQELRCSPLLAHVLASRGVLNGQDAKVFLDAKMNDLHPPAQLPGIDAAADRVVAALQANRRITIYGDYDVDGVTATSILWHCLKLAGGRVDYYIPCRLEEGYGLNCEAIRKLHEEDPERLVVTVDCGICSVEEAALARQLGLELIITDHHTMLEQLPDAAVLVHPRLPGSTYPFMDLCGAGVAFKLAWAVCQRLGDGERATPAMREFLKSAVALAAIGTVADVVPLVGENRILVKFGLEVLGRYNDKKTKKVEQPIPGLEMLIKIAGLGENTLFTAEDIGFSIGPRINAAGRLGQARLAVELLTTYNRQRAAQLADYLDQLNKERQTVERKMFKQARELVDEHPEWADHPALVLAHPEWHPGVIGVLASRMVEQYRKPAIMIAMNDAEKLGQGSGRSYGGFDLHAGLTACGEHLVGYGGHKYAAGLRVQADRLDAFRLAFIEHMTANKSNVVSEKEIYVDAEVALADLTNKAMTELETLGPFGSQHSKPVFAATRCELVEPPKKIGGGERHLSFKVRQFNKIIRGIAFGRAEWADEMAACPGPISICFAPGFNRYKGYESVELQLIDWQPDPSTVNPFAKSAPAPAAEEGVSTAV, from the coding sequence ATGCCGGATCGCTGGAAGTTCGCCCCGCACGACCGGGCGGTGGTGGGGCGCATTGTGCAGGAGCTGCGCTGCTCTCCGCTCCTGGCCCACGTGCTGGCCTCGCGCGGCGTGCTGAACGGACAGGACGCCAAGGTCTTCCTCGACGCGAAGATGAACGACCTTCATCCGCCGGCCCAGCTCCCCGGGATCGACGCCGCGGCCGACCGGGTCGTCGCCGCGCTCCAGGCCAACCGCCGGATCACGATCTACGGCGACTACGACGTCGACGGTGTCACCGCCACCAGCATCCTCTGGCACTGCCTCAAGCTCGCCGGCGGACGCGTCGACTACTACATCCCCTGCCGGCTCGAAGAAGGCTACGGCCTCAATTGCGAGGCGATCCGCAAGCTCCACGAAGAGGACCCCGAGCGGCTGGTGGTCACGGTCGACTGCGGGATCTGCAGCGTCGAAGAGGCGGCCCTCGCCCGTCAGCTCGGACTCGAGCTGATTATCACCGACCACCACACGATGCTGGAGCAGCTTCCGGACGCGGCGGTCCTCGTCCATCCGCGGCTCCCCGGCAGCACGTATCCTTTCATGGACCTGTGCGGCGCGGGAGTCGCCTTCAAGCTCGCCTGGGCAGTCTGCCAGCGGCTGGGGGACGGCGAGCGGGCGACGCCGGCGATGCGGGAGTTCCTCAAGTCCGCCGTCGCCCTGGCGGCGATCGGGACCGTGGCGGACGTCGTTCCGCTCGTCGGCGAGAACCGGATCCTCGTGAAGTTCGGGCTGGAGGTCCTCGGGCGGTACAACGACAAGAAGACAAAGAAAGTCGAGCAGCCGATCCCCGGCCTGGAGATGCTGATCAAGATCGCCGGCCTGGGGGAGAACACGCTGTTCACCGCCGAGGACATCGGCTTCAGCATCGGTCCCCGAATCAACGCCGCCGGACGGCTCGGCCAGGCGCGGCTCGCCGTCGAGCTCCTGACGACCTACAACCGCCAGCGGGCCGCCCAGCTCGCGGACTACCTCGACCAGCTCAACAAGGAGCGACAGACGGTCGAGCGGAAGATGTTCAAGCAGGCGCGGGAACTCGTCGACGAGCACCCGGAGTGGGCCGACCATCCCGCCCTCGTCCTAGCCCATCCGGAATGGCATCCCGGTGTGATCGGGGTCCTGGCGAGCCGGATGGTCGAACAATACCGCAAGCCGGCGATCATGATCGCCATGAACGACGCGGAGAAGCTCGGCCAGGGGAGCGGACGGTCCTACGGCGGCTTCGACCTGCACGCCGGCCTGACCGCCTGCGGCGAACACCTCGTCGGATACGGCGGGCACAAGTACGCCGCCGGTCTGCGGGTCCAGGCGGACCGCCTCGACGCGTTCCGGCTGGCGTTCATCGAACACATGACCGCCAATAAATCGAACGTGGTCTCCGAGAAAGAGATTTACGTCGACGCCGAGGTCGCGCTGGCGGACCTGACCAACAAGGCGATGACGGAGCTGGAGACGCTCGGGCCGTTCGGATCGCAGCATTCGAAGCCGGTCTTCGCGGCGACGCGGTGCGAGCTCGTCGAGCCGCCGAAGAAGATCGGCGGCGGAGAGCGGCACCTCTCGTTCAAGGTCCGCCAGTTCAACAAGATCATCCGCGGCATCGCCTTCGGGCGGGCCGAGTGGGCGGACGAGATGGCGGCCTGTCCGGGACCGATCTCGATCTGCTTCGCCCCGGGTTTCAACCGGTACAAGGGGTACGAATCGGTCGAGCTCCAGCTCATCGACTGGCAGCCGGATCCCTCGACCGTGAATCCGTTCGCCAAGTCTGCTCCCGCCCCGGCCGCGGAAGAGGGTGTCTCGACGGCCGTCTGA
- a CDS encoding glycoside hydrolase family 18 protein → MAIRRTFPVLALLIAALAPLGVPAADPPAAPRPVVVGYLPEYKVDGWKPDRLGAVTDLVYFGLALNGPSALPLPPLPEGVAERLKELRKLGPQRILVCVGGWDRSTAFPRITADKTERAAFIQALAAYCRTNGFDGVDYDWEHPEGPDQLASLTTLLRETREAFADDKRLVTMAVPAWLDLPEEAYRAVDRVHLMSYDQPFPQSTVEQLEKDIERLTARGCPPEKIVAGVPFYGRNAKGDARTYGELMSNSRRMATGDVIDGYAFNSPATIRRKLQLIQDKKLGGVMFWEITQDSASPETSLLEVIRNELSRDRAPSRTR, encoded by the coding sequence ATGGCGATCCGAAGAACGTTTCCGGTCCTGGCGCTTCTCATCGCCGCCCTGGCTCCTCTCGGTGTGCCCGCGGCCGATCCGCCTGCCGCTCCCCGGCCGGTCGTCGTCGGATACCTCCCTGAGTACAAGGTCGACGGATGGAAACCGGACCGACTCGGAGCGGTGACCGATCTCGTCTATTTCGGCCTGGCGCTGAACGGGCCTTCCGCCCTCCCGCTCCCGCCGCTTCCCGAGGGCGTTGCCGAGCGGCTCAAGGAGCTTCGAAAGCTCGGTCCGCAGCGGATTCTCGTCTGTGTCGGGGGTTGGGATCGCTCCACCGCCTTCCCGCGGATCACGGCGGACAAGACCGAACGGGCGGCGTTCATCCAGGCCCTGGCGGCCTACTGCCGGACGAACGGCTTCGACGGAGTCGACTACGACTGGGAACATCCCGAAGGCCCCGATCAATTGGCCTCCCTGACGACGCTCCTCCGCGAGACTCGCGAGGCTTTCGCGGACGACAAACGCCTCGTGACGATGGCGGTCCCAGCCTGGCTCGATCTGCCGGAAGAGGCTTACCGCGCCGTCGATCGTGTCCACCTGATGTCGTACGACCAGCCATTTCCGCAGTCGACGGTCGAGCAGCTCGAAAAGGACATCGAGCGGCTCACAGCGCGCGGCTGCCCACCGGAGAAGATCGTCGCCGGCGTCCCGTTCTACGGGCGCAACGCCAAGGGAGATGCGCGGACGTACGGCGAACTCATGTCGAACTCGCGTCGGATGGCGACCGGTGACGTCATCGACGGCTACGCCTTCAACAGCCCGGCGACGATCCGCAGGAAGCTGCAGCTCATTCAGGACAAAAAACTGGGCGGAGTCATGTTCTGGGAGATCACGCAGGACTCCGCCTCGCCCGAGACGTCGCTTCTGGAGGTCATCCGGAACGAACTTTCGCGAGACAGGGCGCCATCGAGAACTCGCTGA
- a CDS encoding serine hydrolase: MRYGWLLAIVWVVLAGPRPASAGEPKFDPELPARLTARFQDFIDRGQIAGAVGLVATRDGTPHVVAVGMADRESARPMAADTIFRVASMTKPVTAVALIQLVEQGKVSVDDPVSKYIPAFKGQKTAAGDAVPDVTIRQVLTHTAGLAQPERGEFQDRSLEQICDGIGSKPLVFRPDSQWQYSSGLTVAGRIVEIVSGESFADYIEAHICKPLGMVDTTFRLDAPRAARLAATYKPGKEKGSLVKVEIPDPTSSKSTPNPSGGLYSTAADMARFYEAILNDGEREGVRILKAETVRAMLADQTPTLVTGFTPGNGWALGWCHLKQPQGVTRHLMPGTYGHGGAHGTQGWTDPRRGLILVLMIQRSEFGNSDGSDVRDAFNETVLTSYRGAESEHARFQPFANYSGAVELTLGGAKAILCPEAGGRVLSFSVDGVESMYLEDREKEWKPGQPSPASAGRFDFGPELTVPQHPILWSGPWTAEITGPHSARLTSRPDAASGIQLFRDFSLVQSDAKAPVRLLCRQTMVNISSETREVCHWGRSFSPGGGVCLIPLAGQSRFPSRYAMYEESAIINVRNTDEKIRERDGFLEIVSPPRKPKLGFDSQAGWLAYVMSKGNLFVKRFAVSPDRVYNEAAGLTLSVWYPEGPRIELEPIGPRERLAAGEAASFTEEWSVHPFPAPEAGKPIDLPAVRKAAASLGEAVPVGAN; encoded by the coding sequence ATGCGCTACGGTTGGTTGCTCGCGATCGTCTGGGTGGTCCTCGCCGGACCACGGCCCGCTTCGGCCGGAGAACCGAAGTTCGACCCGGAACTCCCCGCCCGGCTCACGGCCAGGTTCCAGGACTTCATCGACCGGGGTCAGATCGCCGGAGCGGTCGGTCTCGTCGCAACGCGGGACGGGACGCCGCACGTCGTCGCGGTCGGAATGGCGGACCGGGAGAGCGCCCGGCCGATGGCGGCGGACACGATCTTCCGCGTCGCCTCGATGACGAAGCCGGTCACCGCCGTCGCCCTGATTCAGCTCGTCGAACAGGGAAAGGTCTCCGTCGATGATCCGGTCAGCAAGTACATCCCCGCCTTCAAGGGACAGAAGACCGCGGCGGGCGACGCGGTCCCCGATGTCACGATCCGGCAGGTTCTCACGCACACCGCCGGACTGGCCCAGCCGGAGCGCGGCGAGTTCCAGGACCGGTCGCTGGAGCAGATCTGCGACGGGATCGGTTCCAAACCGCTCGTCTTCCGCCCCGATTCGCAGTGGCAGTACAGCAGCGGGCTGACGGTCGCCGGGCGGATCGTCGAGATCGTCTCGGGCGAGAGCTTCGCGGACTACATCGAAGCTCACATCTGCAAGCCGCTGGGGATGGTCGACACCACCTTCCGGCTCGATGCCCCCCGCGCCGCGCGGCTCGCCGCGACTTACAAACCCGGGAAGGAAAAGGGCTCGCTCGTGAAGGTTGAGATCCCCGATCCGACGTCGTCGAAGTCGACGCCGAACCCATCGGGCGGCCTCTACTCCACCGCGGCCGACATGGCCCGCTTTTATGAGGCGATCCTGAACGACGGCGAGCGCGAGGGAGTCCGGATCCTCAAGGCCGAGACCGTCCGGGCGATGCTGGCCGACCAGACGCCGACGCTCGTGACCGGCTTCACGCCGGGGAACGGCTGGGCTCTCGGGTGGTGCCACCTCAAACAGCCGCAGGGGGTGACGCGGCACCTGATGCCGGGGACCTACGGCCACGGGGGCGCGCACGGCACGCAGGGCTGGACCGATCCGCGGCGGGGGCTGATCCTCGTCCTGATGATCCAGCGGTCGGAGTTCGGCAACAGCGACGGATCGGACGTCCGCGACGCGTTCAACGAAACCGTCCTGACGTCGTACCGGGGAGCGGAATCGGAACACGCCCGCTTCCAACCCTTCGCCAACTACAGCGGCGCGGTCGAGCTGACGCTCGGCGGTGCGAAGGCGATCCTGTGTCCCGAGGCCGGCGGGCGGGTCCTGTCGTTCTCGGTCGACGGCGTCGAATCGATGTACCTCGAAGACCGCGAGAAGGAGTGGAAGCCCGGCCAGCCCTCCCCGGCGTCGGCGGGGCGGTTCGACTTCGGTCCGGAGCTGACGGTCCCCCAGCATCCGATTCTGTGGTCCGGACCGTGGACTGCGGAGATCACCGGTCCGCACTCGGCCCGGCTGACCAGCCGCCCGGACGCGGCATCGGGGATCCAGCTCTTCCGCGATTTTTCGCTCGTGCAGAGCGACGCGAAGGCGCCGGTGCGGCTCCTGTGCCGGCAGACGATGGTGAACATCTCCAGTGAAACCCGCGAGGTCTGCCACTGGGGCCGGTCGTTCTCACCGGGGGGCGGTGTCTGCCTGATTCCCCTCGCCGGACAGAGCCGCTTCCCGAGCCGTTACGCCATGTATGAAGAGAGCGCGATCATCAACGTCCGGAACACGGACGAAAAGATCCGCGAACGGGACGGCTTCCTGGAAATCGTTTCTCCCCCCCGCAAGCCGAAGCTCGGCTTCGACTCGCAGGCGGGCTGGCTGGCGTACGTCATGTCGAAGGGGAACCTGTTCGTGAAGCGCTTCGCGGTCTCGCCGGACCGGGTCTACAACGAAGCGGCCGGCCTGACCCTCTCGGTCTGGTATCCCGAAGGACCGCGGATCGAGCTCGAACCGATCGGCCCGCGGGAGCGGCTGGCGGCGGGCGAAGCGGCCTCGTTCACCGAGGAGTGGAGCGTCCACCCGTTCCCTGCTCCGGAGGCCGGAAAGCCGATCGATCTGCCCGCCGTCCGCAAGGCGGCCGCCTCGTTAGGCGAGGCAGTTCCGGTTGGAGCAAATTGA
- a CDS encoding universal stress protein codes for MALKRDVIVVPIDFSPATDKILDAALDLAEGDHSRLRALHVLPPLDTLAPGVAWGAPFPDTREEGVRNHGRTVLREKRLTDVRFDVRLGHPAHEIIEFAKAEKADLVVIASHGYSGIKRFLLGSVAEMILRHAPCPVLVLRRAE; via the coding sequence ATGGCCCTGAAACGCGACGTGATTGTCGTCCCGATCGACTTTTCTCCGGCAACGGACAAGATCCTCGATGCGGCTCTCGACCTGGCGGAGGGGGATCACAGTCGGCTCCGCGCCCTGCACGTCCTTCCGCCGCTCGACACGCTGGCTCCCGGGGTCGCCTGGGGAGCGCCGTTTCCGGACACCCGTGAAGAAGGGGTCCGCAACCATGGCCGGACGGTGCTGCGGGAGAAGCGGCTGACCGATGTCCGCTTCGATGTGCGGCTGGGGCACCCGGCTCATGAGATCATTGAGTTCGCCAAGGCGGAGAAGGCGGATCTGGTCGTGATCGCGTCACACGGGTATTCCGGGATCAAGCGGTTCCTGCTGGGGTCCGTTGCCGAGATGATTCTGCGGCACGCGCCGTGTCCGGTTCTTGTGCTGCGGCGGGCGGAGTAG
- a CDS encoding NAD(P)/FAD-dependent oxidoreductase, protein MGRRDVLIVGLGLAGAALAWTLRRRGASVFVVDREEQVTSSRIAAGLMTCVTGQRLVKSWRWDELWPFAVEFYRGIEAETGTSLLDVGPMVRFLNTDAEREIFEKKRKGELAGLVCAAPNLEADGRFQPSAAEGAIEILPGGRLRVADYLNVTREMLQRTDSYRCADLRLPGDVELAADGIRIPSLDLVVNRVVLCLGFAARGCPWLDWLRWNPARGEILTVDIPDLGEDRVVHAGVWIARQQGTRYRVGATYDWKSIDSGPTEAGRADLVGRLERVLRVPFEVVGHDSAVRPILHDLPPLIGPVPGVPNLAVFNGLGSKGTLQAPFFAEELLRSIGFG, encoded by the coding sequence GTGGGTCGGCGCGATGTCCTGATTGTCGGTCTTGGCCTGGCCGGGGCGGCGCTCGCCTGGACGCTGCGGCGGCGCGGGGCGTCGGTGTTCGTCGTCGATCGGGAAGAACAGGTGACGTCCTCGCGGATCGCCGCAGGGCTGATGACCTGCGTCACCGGGCAGCGGCTGGTGAAGTCCTGGCGATGGGATGAGCTGTGGCCGTTCGCCGTCGAGTTCTATCGCGGCATCGAAGCCGAGACCGGCACGTCGCTCCTCGACGTCGGACCGATGGTCCGGTTCCTCAACACCGATGCCGAACGGGAGATTTTCGAGAAGAAGCGGAAGGGCGAACTGGCCGGCTTGGTTTGCGCGGCGCCGAACTTAGAGGCGGATGGCCGTTTTCAGCCGTCCGCCGCCGAAGGGGCGATTGAGATCCTGCCGGGTGGGCGGCTCCGGGTGGCTGACTACCTCAATGTCACACGGGAGATGCTGCAGCGAACCGACAGCTATCGGTGCGCCGATCTCCGTCTCCCCGGCGATGTCGAGCTGGCAGCCGACGGCATCCGGATCCCGTCGCTCGATCTCGTGGTCAACCGCGTCGTTCTCTGTCTGGGATTCGCCGCGCGAGGTTGCCCCTGGCTCGACTGGCTCCGCTGGAATCCGGCCCGGGGGGAGATCCTGACGGTCGACATTCCGGACTTGGGCGAAGACCGCGTCGTCCACGCGGGCGTCTGGATCGCGCGGCAGCAGGGGACCCGGTATCGCGTCGGCGCGACTTATGACTGGAAGTCCATCGACAGCGGACCGACCGAGGCGGGCCGGGCGGATCTCGTCGGTCGGCTGGAGCGGGTTCTGCGCGTCCCGTTCGAAGTCGTGGGGCACGACTCCGCGGTCCGGCCCATCCTCCATGACCTCCCGCCGCTGATCGGCCCCGTTCCGGGAGTTCCGAACTTGGCGGTCTTCAACGGCCTCGGCTCAAAGGGAACGCTCCAGGCTCCGTTCTTCGCGGAGGAACTCCTTCGGAGCATCGGATTCGGGTGA